ctgcgcctctttCTCAAGAACGTCGCCCTGGCCCATCAATACGCTTGCATCGTTTGGAGTAAGCAGTAAAGAGCCAAAGCCGGCACCTTGGCTATCCTTCTCTTCGTCGAGCTTGGGGGGGTACACTAGGTTCTCATCAAAATACAATTTGTACAGCACAAAGCCCATTAGCGTCTGATACAGCTCCAAAAATGTCATCATCACACGAAAATCAACATCGGTGGGGATATTTTGCGTGAACATGTAGGGAACAAGCCATGTGATCTCCTGGCCATATACCACGGCCTGAAAATAAATACCCTTGATACTCAAAAAAactttgcgcagcgtgttGGTGCGCATCACATACAGTTGCCATTCCGCGCATAACCGTGCGCAGTGACTGGTAATTTCCGGGGCAATGCTCTGCGATGCAGGAATATTTGCAAACAGGAACAGCATAGACAGTGCATCATCCAGATCGCGCAAAGAGTCCACAAATGTGGGATAACGTTCCTTGATAATATGGTCCAGTTTGTATTTCGGGCGGTTCTCGTCCATATTCTTTGCCGCATACCACTCGCGACGCGCAATCGCACGATTCAGTTTTTTGGCAAACGTTTTGTGCTCAcggaaagcgcgcaaaacaGGCTCATGCTGAAGGTATGCAATGTCTTTTGCATAGTAGAAGGAAGTTGGTGCGGTCGACCCTTTATTCGCCCGTTTGACATGCCGGGGCTGACGTGGGAAAATCCCTTTCAGGATACACAGCCGTCGGAATTCGGCCAGTGTCACCTGTAGCTTTTTTAACGCTTGGTTGCGTGTGATGTAGTTTTTCGACGCGCCTGATTCACCCTTCTTTTTTATCTTCGCCATGGTCGGAGCTGTGAGGTGCGGTGCCCACACGGAATTTTTTTGCCTGCAGTCACGTGTATGAAAAAATTggcagcgcaccgcgcacgAAAAGCGTGGAGGACGTTGCAGCCATGGCAAAGGAGCCAGCAGGTGCCGTCGATGTCGCCAAGGTGAAGTCCAAACTGGTACGTATGATGGTAGCAACCACTAATAACAGCATCATGCTATTAAaatggcgcgtgcagcggccAAAAAGGCAAAACAGATGGAGCTGCAGCGACATGTGCGGCATATAAAGCAGGTTCGCACAGGAAAGGGGAAGCAAGAGGAGGATATGGATGCATTAGAAGCGTATCTAATGCAGCTGAAAAACATTGATACCCAATGGATTGCAGACCGCGCATTGCTTTCCAAATTAACGAAAAGTAAATTATTGCCAAAAGCAAACCGAGCTGTTTCTATGCAGTTGGAAGACACGCTCGAAGCTACCTATCCTCTGTATGCTATTGCCAAGGAGGAAGGACTTGTGCAGGATTCAGAGTCTGCGCCAGATGCACCGCTCAATAAACTACAGCACCAGTTGCAAAGCGCCAAAGTCCTTGCCGAAACAGTGAACCATAAAGTGCAGTCTATTGTACTTTTGTTACGGCCACCAACGATTGCAAATAAAAAGGAGACTGAAAAAGAGCAGGCAGAACAAAATTTGGTTATGGGGGGGATGGGCGAGAAGATGAGTGCGGAGTTGAGCGGTAACGAGCCCGGCGTGCCGGACAGTGGTGCAGATTATAGCAGTGACGACGGGTTTGACGACGAGACACAAGTCAAAAAAAGTGAGGGCATTTTTCGTGATCTAGATATGGACATGGACGCTATGGTGGCACCTGGAAGcgacgatgacgacgacgacgacgacgacgacgacaatGACAATGACATACCTTCCAACAGGAAACGTCTGCGTGATAGTTCCTCCGACGAAGAGTATGCTTCCAATATTCTGCCCTCGCTAGCCACTGGGTTCGTCCCCGCAAAACGTGACGATGACTGGTCTGATGCTGAAGCGGACTATGCGGACAAAACCTCAACAAAAAGCGGGCCCCCGCAGACGATGCGAAAAAACCGCCGCGGGCAAcgcgagcgacgcgcgtAAGTAATTTGTTCACTCTATGCTAATGCACAGGATTTGGGAAAAGAAATTTGGGCGGCACGCAAATCATTTGAAGATCCGCGAAAGGCCGCCGAGAGCGCGGGGAAGCGCGGTCGTAACTAGCGTGGGGAAGCAAATGACACAAGTCCGCTCATCTCCGCCAAGTCCGGAGAAAACTATTAAAACTCAGTCAACACCGCATGCGGCGGCACACCCTAGTTGGGTGGCGAAACAGCGCCTCAGGGAAGCACAAAAGGCTACGCCCCAAGGCCGCAAAATCCGTTTTGACTAATAGGAGCTTCTGCGTTGTCTAGTCATGCCGTGATAGGTTGCAATCTCCAATTAATCTTAAATACATGTGATAATCGTTGAATGCTGGCATGTGAATTTCGTACCCATGTGGGTGCGACCCCAACCGGGGGGCCTATATAACAATGGGCTCTTGTAGACATCTACACCCCTTATCTGAACAGTATGACTGACAGTATCCGTCCCCTCCCTAACGGGATTCAGTTGGCCAACGACCCAGTGAACCTTGGCGGTCTTAAGCCTGAATACCACGATGTTGTTGTCGTCGGTGGTGGTCTCTCTGGTGTCGGTCTTGCTATCAAGCTCAAGACGCTGTACAACATTACCGACGTCAGGATCCTTGAGAAGCTCGACGGCCCCGCTGGTACTTGGGAGGCGAACACCTACCCTGGCTGTGCTTGTGACATTCCTGCCCCGGTGTATTCGTTCAGCTTTATGCAGAAGAACGACTGGAGTGGCATGTTTCCCCGCCA
This is a stretch of genomic DNA from Malassezia vespertilionis chromosome 1, complete sequence. It encodes these proteins:
- a CDS encoding uncharacterized protein (EggNog:ENOG503P0SY; COG:S), encoding MAKEPAGAVDVAKVKSKLHHAIKMARAAAKKAKQMELQRHVRHIKQVRTGKGKQEEDMDALEAYLMQLKNIDTQWIADRALLSKLTKSKLLPKANRAVSMQLEDTLEATYPLYAIAKEEGLVQDSESAPDAPLNKLQHQLQSAKVLAETVNHKVQSIVLLLRPPTIANKKETEKEQAEQNLVMGGMGEKMSAELSGNEPGVPDSGADYSSDDGFDDETQVKKSEGIFRDLDMDMDAMVAPGSDDDDDDDDDDDNDNDIPSNRKRLRDSSSDEEYASNILPSLATGFVPAKRDDDWSDAEADYADKTSTKSGPPQTMRKNRRGQRERRA